The following is a genomic window from uncultured Fibrobacter sp..
CCTCCTATGAACGTGTCCAGACTGCGGAAATGATGGAAGGCCTTCCGAATTGTCTCGGCTTGCACATGACGGGAGCTCGTTGGCATTATACCGACGTCAATGGAAATGCAATCGATGTTATTGGACGGTGTACTCAGGGACGGTTGCATGGAAACTTCGACTATTCGATGAACGGAATCTTGGTGGCCAGGACCAAGTTCGTCAATGGAGCGGAATATAAGACTGCTTGTCTCGTGGGCCAGAAACACAGAGCGTTTTTGCAAGCTTGTTTGAACGAGGCGGCAATGTTATATGCGCAGGGCCAACCCCGCCCGGTTTCTGAAGGGTCTGCGCAACAAACTCAGACGGTCGTGGTCCCGGTGCAGGCCGGGCAACAGGTCATGGTTCCCGTTCAGCCTGGGCAGACGGTCTTGGTTCCTACACAGCAGGATGGCCAGACGGTTCTAGTGCCTGCGCAAGCGGGCCAGGCAATCGTGGTCCCGGTCCAGCAAGGACAGCCTGTCGTGGTCCCAGTACAGCAAAATCAGACTCCAGAACAATCGGCGCCTTAATTTTTTTATCGGTAATCCGTAAAAATTATTTTTTTTTAAATTTGCGCCTAACATTCTGGATTTTTATCGTCTAATTCTGTATTTTGAGGTCATTGATTTTTAAACGACGGTTACATAAGGCCTTTTTGAATGGCCTTGCGGGTGCGCTTATCGCGGTGGGATTCGCCTATGCACAGGCGGCGTCTGCGCCCGAATCGCAATCTTCGGATACAGATCCGGCTGAAGCCCAGCCGGATCCTGCCGAGACGGAATGGCAACCGTCGATCAACTACATTGACCTTCCTCCTTCTGCAGCTCCGCTTGACAATCTTTTGCCGTTCAATGGTGTCGGTGCGAACCCGAGCCTGATGAACACGAACAAGGGGCGGGTGTTCAGTCACGATATCGACATCGCCACCCGTGAACTCGACGTGAGCGAAAAACGCGTGAATTCCATTTCCCGCGATACGACGACTCTCTGGACCGCCCACTACCCGGAACTGGCCGACTACGTGTCCGACATGTACGATGTGGGCCGTAGGCGCCTGTGGTTGAACGGGCTCGTGGGCCAGCCGAACGACGGATACGAGGCCCCTGAAACCGGTTCCGTGTTCGATATTACGATTCCGGTCAATATGCCCGCATGGATGAGGGATTTCGGCCTCGACAAGCCGAAACTCATGCTGCAGGGTACCATGGATATCCGCCTCAAGGGTTACGGCGAGAAGGACGACGCCCAAGGCAGCGACAACACGAGCCTCTGGCCGTCCCCGTCGCTTTCGTACGATCCGAGCTTCATGGTGAAGGGCAAGATTGGCCCCTACATCACGGTGGAAATCAACAACGTCGAGAGCGGCCTCGGGGTCAAGAACCAGGTCCGCGTGGTCTACGAGGAATCGTACAAGGACGAGTTTGAAGACTATATCTTGCAGCGCGTGGAAGCGGGTACCACATCTCTTACGCTCTCGGGTACGGAGTTGACGGGTTATTCCGAACAGCACCAAGGCCTGTTTGGTATCAAGGCCGACTGGAAACTGGGTGACTGGCGCCTCACGACGATTGCCTCGCAAGATGGTGGAAGCCAGGAATCTTATTCCATCAATGCGAGCGAGTCTACCACGGAATTCCAGATTCTCGATAAACAGTTCCTCGCTTACCGTTATTACTTCTTGAATCATGATGCGAGGAATGCCTATATCAATTCGGCTATTGCTGGGCGCACGGTGTCCAACTATCCGGCAAAGGACCTCAAACTTTATAAGCGTATCTCGTCGAATGCCAAGGATGTCATCGACAGCATGATTGTCGTTTATACGACTCCCGACGGTAAGAGAATTGAAAAGACCGTGATGCGCATGGCCGAAATCCCCAAGGAAGATTTCGACTACGATAGCAAGACGGGTATTTTGAAGGTGTCTGGTGCGAACCGCAACACCTTGATTGCGGCAAGCTGGAGCGATGATGGTACCGGCCGTAAGGGCGGTGACACCAAGATCCGTGACGGTTCGAAGGTCGTCCTTATCCAGTGGGATGCGACGCTCCCGGAATTGACCGACATCGACAAGTTGATGCTCAGGAACGTGTATTCTGTAGGCATTTCCGATGCAAGCTCCAGCAGCTTTATCTTGCGCATGAAGAACAAGTCCGGCGTGACGAACAGTTTCTTGAAGGATTTGGGTGTTGCCGACGAGTCGACCGGAACTCCGCTCGTTAACGACGCGACGATTTTCAAGAAGGACGCCTCCGGAAACTACACCGGCGAAATGTGGTTGCCTTGTAAGCCTCTTTCCAAATATAAGGGGCAGAAAAATGCAGCCGAACTCGCCCGTGCAAATTGCTTGGAACCTTTGCGCAATCTGGATTCTTCGGCAGCGATGTCGCAACTCTACACGCTTCCGGTTTATAACCTGAACCGCTACACGAGCAGGTTCTACTTTGAGTCAGTCGGTAAACGCCGCAATTCTACAATCAGTGTCCGCGACCCCAACTCCAGCTATTCTGTGAGTGCGGGTTCTTGTATGGACATTTCTCCGGGTTCGGAAAAGTTGACAGCCGGTTCCACGGTGCTCGTCCGCGATGTGGACTACGAAGTCAACTACGAACTGGGCCAGATTGAACTTTTGAGCGAAAGAGCCCTTGACCCCAATAAAGAAATCAAGGTGACGTTCGAGTGCGAACCTCTGTTCGAAATAGACAACAAACTGTTGTTGGGTGCTCGTGCAGAACTCCCATTGGAACGCTACGGGTTCGGCAGTGGGTCTGTGTTCGGTCTCACGGCCCTGTACAAGAGCCAGAGTACTACGGCAAAGACTCCGACACTCGGTAACGAACCGTACAACAGCTTCCTTTGGGGGATGAACCTCCGCTTGCAGGATACTATTTCTGCATTGACTTCCCTTGTCAACATGATTCCGCTCATCGAAACGCAGGCGGTTTCTAACTGGCGCTTCGAAGCCGAATTTGCAAGCAGCCGCCATAATGCCAATACGAGCGAAGCCAATGCCGCTCTGGTCGAAGACTTTGAATCGACTGCTTCTGGCCTCGTGTTCCCGATGTCCCGCCTTTCTTGGTATCCGGCGTCTCCTCCGGGTGGCGTGAGCACGAATCCTTCGACCTATATTGAAAATTTGGACTACCGTCATAAGGGTGAGTTCATCTGGCATAGCAACAGCACCGAACTGTACAAGTACATCTATCCGAACGTGGGCAATTCCGATGTCGACAACCAGCACTTGACCGTGCTCAAGATGACGTTGCGTGCCAACGACAACCTCATGGGCAATTCCTGGGGCGGTATCATGCGCCCGAACAGTTCGTATTACCAGGATTTGAGCGACTTGAAGTATATAGAGATTGTCGCCCGTGGTAATGTGGGGTCTATCTATATCGACTTGGGCTTGGTCAGTGAAGATATCTCTATCAATGGCCGGGCCCCGAACGGGCAGTACAATGGTGAAAACGAAATTGGAACGACCACGGCGTTGCACGACATGGGCCTGGATGGTGTCACCGGGAGTGACGAAGCCGACAGCTTGACGAAGTGGGTCTGCCGTGGCCCTAGCGCAAGCGATTGCGAAGACAAAACGCCCAAGGCCGATGCGGCGACAACCGATATTGCCCGCGATAACTATTCCGATAAATACGACGATGACAGTGATCCTCCGGTGAATATCAACGGTACGGAAAACAACTCCGGCGAACGCAAGTATGATACCGAAGATATCAACCGCAATGGAACTCTGGACCAGGATATCAACTTTGTCCGTTATCGCATCGATTTGTCCGATACGACATCTCCGTATATTGAAAAATTGAGGAACGGCTGGCGCAAGTGGACTATCCCGTTGAGCCAGTACGATACGATTGTTTCTCCGATGGCTGCCGACTATTTGAGCATTTTGGCCGGTGCCCAGTACACGCGTCTCTGGCTTGGAAACCTGAATCCGGGCGTTGCCGAATCCAAGGTGCAAATCGTCAGCATGGGTGTCTTGGGGAACTCCTGGGAAGAAACGACGGTTGCTGACCGCTATGTGACTTCGACTTCCGAGAACTCGCAGGTGGTGGAAGTGAACGGAGTAGAGACGATTGTTACAGAACAGGTGGCAAGCCGCGATACGAACTATATCGAAGTCTCCACGATTAACAACCGCGAAAATTCCAATACGTATTTCAAGTCGCCCAATATCAAGACCGAACGCGATACCGAAACGAATGCCCCGCTCAAGGAAACTTCGCTCCAACTCAAGTACAAGAATATGTACGCCGGTCAAGAAGTGGGTGTGACTCGTATTTTCGAGACGGACAAGAAGGACTTCTCCATGTATAAGTCCCTCAAAATGGAAATCCATTACGAAACCAAGGCCGACCATGTGCCCATCCGTTTTGCCTTGCAGTTTGGTGAGGGTTCGCTTGAAGGGTCCAATGATTATTACGAATGGAGCTTCCGCCCGGTAAAGCTGGAAGAACATTGCGGAGGCCGTCCGCAGGATTGCCACGAACAGAACTGGCTCGATAACGCCTTCTCCATGGACATCATGGACTTTTCGCAGATGAAACGTGGCCGTCGCCCGCCTTTCCTTGAACCGATCGAGAAAGATCTCGGTGGCGATCGTGAAGAACATCTGCGCTTGGTCGGTAATCCCTCTATTACGAACATCGATTGGGTCCGCTTTGTCATCATTGCCGATTCCAGCGCCTCTCCCGATGACCTCGAGGGTACGTTCTGGATAAATGATCTTCGCCTTTCCGACATGGATACGGAATGGGGCTATGCGGCGCGTGTGGGTGGCCAGGTCGACTTCGCCGATTTCGTTTCTGTTTCTGGAGCGGTTCGTTACCAGGATGGCGACTTCGCGACGCTTTCAACTTCGGGTGGTTCGCCGAAACCGAAACTGTCCGATGCGGCGACACAGCTTGATGTTTCTGGCGATATCAACTTTGCCTTGAACAAGTTCCTGAACGACAGTCTCGGTTTCCATATCCCGTTGAGCTTGGGTTACGCAAGTTCCACGAAGCGCCCGTACATGAAGCCTACGGACGACATGATTCTTGACAAGAGCAGCTTCTCCGACATTACGGGAGACATGTTCCAGAACGACTTGAGCGTGACGTCGAACAAGGAAGAACAGAAACTTCGTGACGAGGGTAAGTCCAAGGGCTATGAATCTTATACCCGTGACAAGACGCTCGGCTTGAGCTATAGCAAGGATTACAAGGCTAACGAATCGGCTATAGGCGAAGTGCTTTCGCAGGTGCTTTTGGAACGCCCGGCATGGAGCTATTCGTACCATGAGACGGAGGCGCGTGCGACAACGAGTGCGGACTCCACCTATTCTTATCATACCATTATCGAATATAAGTTGGGTACGTTCAGCTTGTTCAAGTTGACTCCGTTCGGTGGACTTGCTCGGTATGGCTGGGCTTCGGACTTTTCTAAAATCGAGTTTGAACCATGGCCGCAGACATTCGATGTTACGTTGTTCGATTTGAGCTATATCCGCTATGTGGACCAGGATCGTGATCCCGATTTTGTAGAACCGCAGGTAGACAAGGTGGTCACCTACACGACGGATTTGTCCCATAAGTTGAACATGCGTTGGAACATCTTCAATTTCCTCTCCACCTCTTACAGCTTGAACGTGAGACGCGACATGTATGGTGGTGGCGACCGTGAGGCATTCGTCAAGGAAAACTTCTTTAGCCCAGATGACGGCGGCCTCTTCGCAAGCGATGTGGTTTTTGATTACGACCATACCGACCGCAAGGTTTATGTATCCAAAGACAGTACGGTGATTATCCCGTACGACACGATTCCTCGTGTAGATGCCGACGGCAAACCTCTCGCTATCGACATGCAGAACCCGGATAGTTATGAAATCCGCTACGATACCACTGCGTTCTATAAGGTCGATAGTGTGGGTACGAGGGAATACGGTAAGTCTTACGGTATCCTGCGCAACGAACGGTCCAGGACGCAACAGTTCCGGGTGAATTTCAACCCGAATATCATCCCGTTCATTCCGTTCACGACTTCGTTCTCCTCTGATTTCAACCAGCAGAAGACAATTCCTGATGAATACGATATTTATGACGAGACGAACGTTGAGAAAAACTACTGGACTATATCACAGACCAACCGTTTTGATTTCAACCCGACGTTCAGGATTCTCGATTTCGTGAAGTCCTTCGGTAAGACAAACCCCGTGGCTCGTGGCATGGAAACGATTCGCTGGCGTGAAATCCGTTTCAACTGGACGGCAACCACCAATACTCTCGGTGAGAACTTCACTTTGGCCCAGCTGTACGAAGAACAGGGCGTCACTCCGTTCCAGTACTATCTCTACGGTCTCGGTATTGGTAACGGCTACCGTAACCGCGGGCTGTGGAACATCGTCTCGGGTGACATGGGTCTAGACCATCGCGACGACTTTAGAGATTTCGCGGAATACCGCAACCGCCATGTCGACACGCTTGTGTATCAGGGCAATTTCCGTCACTCCGTCTCCCGTTCGTTCCAGACGGGGACCAGCATCATGTTGCCGTTCTGGGATATCGGCGTGACTGGCGATTTGCAATGGAAGGAAGAATTCTCCCAGGCGCGTGAGTACCCGCTGTATATCGACACGACCACGGTCTGGCCGAAGATTGGAGTCGCTGTCAACGTGCCGAACTTCTCGCAGCGAGTTTCGTTCTTGAACGGTTTCCGTAGCGTTTCGGCGAACAGCCGCCTTGACTACACCTATGTTACCACAGTTCGCCCGTTCCAGAGCGCCGAAGATTCTTGGGGCACGGAATGGAACTTCAACCCGCTTATCCGTTTGAGCTTCCTCACGCAGAAGAACATTCGCATCGAGAACTCTGTCCGCTTAAAGATTACCGATGTCGACCGCCGACCGAAACAGGAAGTCATCGGTATCACGAGCTGGCCGGATTCTGCTGGGCATGGGATCGACACCTCGAAGTACTTCTGGGAAACCCCGTGGATCCACACCTCGCTGTATAACGACTTCGATATCAACGTGGGCGACGATTTCTCCGTTTCTTACCCGCTCAAGACGAAGCGCGGGTTCCAGTTGTGGAAATGGTATTTCAAGTTGGATAACGACATCGACCTCAAGTTTACTGCCGGCTACGATTACAAGAAGAGCATCCGCAAACAATACGATCCTGATCCAGATTACGACATGTGGAACAAGGAAAGCGGGACCGACGGAATCTTTAGACAGTGGAAATTTGATGTCGACGAGCCATACACAGTGTATAATCCGAAACTTTCGCTTACCGATCGTACCGTACCTTCGCGCACGCACGAATGGTTTGTTCGCCCGAGTGCCGGTTACCAGTTCAACAAGATTGCTTCCATGAGCAGTTATATTGAATACAGGCAAATTCACGAAAAATTGGACGACGAAACCGCCCATTTACGCCAAATTCTGCAGTTCGAAATCGCCTTGATGCTTAGGTTCAACTAATTTTCCCGATTCCGGTTTTCCGGGAAAGGATAAATTATTCTATAATGACGTTATAAGTTCATTATCCTGGAGCGTCAAGACAATGCAAATATTTTCGGCAGGGGATTATCTGTACCGCATTCGACGGTTTGTGCGGAGCCATCTTTTCGACAGGCTTGCGCAGGACGATTACGAAGTTGCACTCCCTATACCGGATTGCAGTATCATCGATACTGAAGATGCCCATCTGTATTATCCGATTTTCAAATCGGAAATCGATATCAACAAGGAAATCGATTGGCA
Proteins encoded in this region:
- the sprA gene encoding cell surface protein SprA; translation: MNGLAGALIAVGFAYAQAASAPESQSSDTDPAEAQPDPAETEWQPSINYIDLPPSAAPLDNLLPFNGVGANPSLMNTNKGRVFSHDIDIATRELDVSEKRVNSISRDTTTLWTAHYPELADYVSDMYDVGRRRLWLNGLVGQPNDGYEAPETGSVFDITIPVNMPAWMRDFGLDKPKLMLQGTMDIRLKGYGEKDDAQGSDNTSLWPSPSLSYDPSFMVKGKIGPYITVEINNVESGLGVKNQVRVVYEESYKDEFEDYILQRVEAGTTSLTLSGTELTGYSEQHQGLFGIKADWKLGDWRLTTIASQDGGSQESYSINASESTTEFQILDKQFLAYRYYFLNHDARNAYINSAIAGRTVSNYPAKDLKLYKRISSNAKDVIDSMIVVYTTPDGKRIEKTVMRMAEIPKEDFDYDSKTGILKVSGANRNTLIAASWSDDGTGRKGGDTKIRDGSKVVLIQWDATLPELTDIDKLMLRNVYSVGISDASSSSFILRMKNKSGVTNSFLKDLGVADESTGTPLVNDATIFKKDASGNYTGEMWLPCKPLSKYKGQKNAAELARANCLEPLRNLDSSAAMSQLYTLPVYNLNRYTSRFYFESVGKRRNSTISVRDPNSSYSVSAGSCMDISPGSEKLTAGSTVLVRDVDYEVNYELGQIELLSERALDPNKEIKVTFECEPLFEIDNKLLLGARAELPLERYGFGSGSVFGLTALYKSQSTTAKTPTLGNEPYNSFLWGMNLRLQDTISALTSLVNMIPLIETQAVSNWRFEAEFASSRHNANTSEANAALVEDFESTASGLVFPMSRLSWYPASPPGGVSTNPSTYIENLDYRHKGEFIWHSNSTELYKYIYPNVGNSDVDNQHLTVLKMTLRANDNLMGNSWGGIMRPNSSYYQDLSDLKYIEIVARGNVGSIYIDLGLVSEDISINGRAPNGQYNGENEIGTTTALHDMGLDGVTGSDEADSLTKWVCRGPSASDCEDKTPKADAATTDIARDNYSDKYDDDSDPPVNINGTENNSGERKYDTEDINRNGTLDQDINFVRYRIDLSDTTSPYIEKLRNGWRKWTIPLSQYDTIVSPMAADYLSILAGAQYTRLWLGNLNPGVAESKVQIVSMGVLGNSWEETTVADRYVTSTSENSQVVEVNGVETIVTEQVASRDTNYIEVSTINNRENSNTYFKSPNIKTERDTETNAPLKETSLQLKYKNMYAGQEVGVTRIFETDKKDFSMYKSLKMEIHYETKADHVPIRFALQFGEGSLEGSNDYYEWSFRPVKLEEHCGGRPQDCHEQNWLDNAFSMDIMDFSQMKRGRRPPFLEPIEKDLGGDREEHLRLVGNPSITNIDWVRFVIIADSSASPDDLEGTFWINDLRLSDMDTEWGYAARVGGQVDFADFVSVSGAVRYQDGDFATLSTSGGSPKPKLSDAATQLDVSGDINFALNKFLNDSLGFHIPLSLGYASSTKRPYMKPTDDMILDKSSFSDITGDMFQNDLSVTSNKEEQKLRDEGKSKGYESYTRDKTLGLSYSKDYKANESAIGEVLSQVLLERPAWSYSYHETEARATTSADSTYSYHTIIEYKLGTFSLFKLTPFGGLARYGWASDFSKIEFEPWPQTFDVTLFDLSYIRYVDQDRDPDFVEPQVDKVVTYTTDLSHKLNMRWNIFNFLSTSYSLNVRRDMYGGGDREAFVKENFFSPDDGGLFASDVVFDYDHTDRKVYVSKDSTVIIPYDTIPRVDADGKPLAIDMQNPDSYEIRYDTTAFYKVDSVGTREYGKSYGILRNERSRTQQFRVNFNPNIIPFIPFTTSFSSDFNQQKTIPDEYDIYDETNVEKNYWTISQTNRFDFNPTFRILDFVKSFGKTNPVARGMETIRWREIRFNWTATTNTLGENFTLAQLYEEQGVTPFQYYLYGLGIGNGYRNRGLWNIVSGDMGLDHRDDFRDFAEYRNRHVDTLVYQGNFRHSVSRSFQTGTSIMLPFWDIGVTGDLQWKEEFSQAREYPLYIDTTTVWPKIGVAVNVPNFSQRVSFLNGFRSVSANSRLDYTYVTTVRPFQSAEDSWGTEWNFNPLIRLSFLTQKNIRIENSVRLKITDVDRRPKQEVIGITSWPDSAGHGIDTSKYFWETPWIHTSLYNDFDINVGDDFSVSYPLKTKRGFQLWKWYFKLDNDIDLKFTAGYDYKKSIRKQYDPDPDYDMWNKESGTDGIFRQWKFDVDEPYTVYNPKLSLTDRTVPSRTHEWFVRPSAGYQFNKIASMSSYIEYRQIHEKLDDETAHLRQILQFEIALMLRFN